A window from Streptomyces sp. NBC_00271 encodes these proteins:
- a CDS encoding ABC transporter substrate-binding protein, with product MSRRNLLRGAALGAGALTLPALLSACGDGPGGNKNEVTVGSNASDPVPKKAYAAAFSAYEKKSGKKVKVNTKDHNDFQENINRYLQGTPDDVFMWFAGYRMQYFAEKGLLHEISDVWSGFTGFSDALKEQSTHSGKQYFVPYYYYPWAVFHRKSLFQSKGYQQPKTWDDFIALAKRMSKDGTPVAFCDKDGWPAMGTFDYINMRLNGYDFHKSLMAGTEAWTDTKVKNVFDTWREVMPYYQKGALGRTWEEAGQSLQQRKTGMAVFGMPHPGTQFPENERDDIDFFAFPEIDPQYAQDAVEAPIDGFLVAKKSKNLDGAKALLTWLGTPTAENTYLALDPNNVAVNDGADTTKYSALQKKSAQLVSGAKQISQFMDRDTRPDFASTVMIKAIQDFIGNPKDVDGLCNSIERQKKTIFSSPVG from the coding sequence ATGTCCCGGCGAAATCTCTTGCGTGGTGCGGCCCTCGGCGCCGGCGCGCTCACGCTCCCCGCCCTGCTGTCCGCCTGCGGCGACGGACCCGGCGGAAACAAGAACGAAGTCACCGTGGGGTCCAACGCCTCGGACCCGGTCCCCAAGAAGGCGTACGCGGCGGCCTTCTCGGCGTACGAGAAGAAGTCCGGCAAGAAGGTCAAGGTCAACACCAAGGACCACAACGACTTCCAGGAGAACATCAACCGCTATCTCCAGGGCACGCCCGACGACGTCTTCATGTGGTTCGCGGGGTATCGCATGCAGTACTTCGCGGAGAAGGGGCTCCTGCACGAGATCAGCGACGTGTGGAGCGGCTTCACGGGCTTCTCCGACGCACTGAAGGAGCAGTCCACCCACTCCGGCAAGCAGTACTTCGTGCCGTACTACTACTATCCGTGGGCCGTCTTCCACCGCAAGAGCCTCTTCCAGTCCAAGGGCTACCAACAGCCCAAGACCTGGGACGACTTCATCGCGCTGGCCAAGCGGATGTCGAAGGACGGGACGCCCGTCGCCTTCTGCGACAAGGACGGCTGGCCCGCGATGGGCACCTTCGACTACATCAACATGCGCCTGAACGGATACGACTTCCACAAGTCCCTGATGGCCGGCACGGAGGCATGGACCGACACCAAGGTGAAGAACGTCTTCGACACCTGGCGCGAGGTCATGCCCTACTACCAGAAGGGCGCCCTCGGCCGGACCTGGGAGGAGGCCGGGCAGAGCCTGCAGCAGCGCAAGACGGGGATGGCGGTCTTCGGAATGCCGCATCCGGGCACCCAGTTCCCCGAGAACGAACGCGACGACATCGACTTCTTCGCCTTCCCCGAGATCGACCCGCAGTACGCGCAGGACGCCGTGGAAGCACCCATCGACGGCTTCCTGGTCGCCAAGAAGTCGAAGAACCTCGACGGCGCCAAGGCTCTCCTGACGTGGCTGGGCACCCCGACCGCCGAGAACACCTACCTCGCCCTCGACCCCAACAACGTGGCCGTCAACGACGGCGCCGACACCACCAAGTACAGCGCCCTGCAGAAGAAGTCGGCCCAGCTCGTCTCGGGCGCCAAGCAGATCTCGCAGTTCATGGACCGCGACACCCGTCCGGACTTCGCCTCGACCGTGATGATCAAGGCGATCCAGGACTTCATCGGCAACCCGAAGGACGTCGACGGTCTCTGCAACAGCATCGAACGACAGAAGAAGACCATCTTCTCGTCGCCCGTCGGCTGA